The nucleotide window CATGGAATTCGTTTCCCACACGCCGGGTGTGGTTCATGGCACGCTGCATTTCGCCAAGCCCGGCACCACCGAGCATCAGTCGGCGGGCGGCCAGACGAAGTCGGATTCGCTGCATACGACCTTCCACACCTACGGCGTGGAGTGGAACGAGAAGACGATCACGCTGCTGTTTGACGACAAGGCTTACAAGACCGTCGATCTCGATGCTGCTGGAGCGGGTGAGGACAATCCCTTCCGCAAGCCCTTCTACCTGCTGCTCAATGTCGCGGTCGGCGGAAGCTGGGGCAAGGAGCCCGATCCCAAGGTGTATCCGCAGCGGATGGAGGTCGATTGGGTGAAGGTTTGGGAGAAGCCATAGCACAAGCATTCCTGCTTGTGAGTTCTCGCGGCAGAGTTTTCTGCGAAGCCGCTGGTATTTCATCCGGTCCGCCGCTGGCATGCGCAAACAGGAATGTTTACGCTACTTCTTCCAGCGCCGGACGTAGTCGAACTGCACCGGCGTTTGTGGGGATGTCGGATGGCGCCGCACTTTCGGCAGGGCGGAGTAGAGCTGCTGCACGGTGGCCAGTGCTTCATCCGGCCCCAGTCCTTGTTCGCGGAACCAGCAACCGGCGACCGTGCCGGTTCTGCCGATGCCGCCCCAACAATGGAAGTATACCGGATTTCCGGCCGCCGTTTCATCCGCGATGCGATCCAGGATGCCACGCATCACCATGGGTGAATGTGGCACGCCCATGTCCGGAATCGGATGACGGAAATAGCGCAGGCCGGGCATGAGGTCCGCCAGGCGCTCCTCATAGGGCTCCAGCGGATCCTCGACGGGTGTCAGATCGAGAAACGTTCGAACGCCTTCGTCCACCAGACTGGCCAGACGGGTGGAAGCAATCGCGGGGTCGGAACTCCCTGGATACTCACCGGCGAAGAGTTTGCCGGGAACGATGGTGTAGTGCTCGACGGTCATTGGTTCGGGAGTTCGGGATGTAGTTTCACCACCATGGTTTCTGTGACCATCGGCGTCTCCGGAGATATTGCCTGGATGGGCGCTGACGCGTAACCGGGAGCGACGATGGCGGCGGAGACTTCAGGCGCGGTCCTTTCGCGGAAAATCAGCGATGTGGTGGAGCCGTCCGCATGCAGGACTTCATAGCCGTGGGAGGCGGCTCCTTTTTCCTGTAGGGATCCCCAATCAATCCACGCATGGAGGGGCTGCGAGGTTTCCGCATCCACAGCTCGCCAAGTGACGGAGTACACCGAGCGCCTGAGAGGAGTCTCCCAACAATCCAGATAGCCGCGCTTGTATCCCTCGGAAAATAGCGCAAAGCCGAGGACGACAGCTCCGATGCTGAAAAGCGCCAAGCGGAAGATCTTGCGGGCACGGCTCATGGTGGTGCCCAATCTAGCCCGCGATTGGTGTGTGGCGACTCCGGAGAAGAGAAACGCCGTTATGTGCGACAAGTCTGGCTCAGGCCTCTTCCGTCGGCTCGTCCTTCGCCTTCGGCAGCTTGTCCACTTCCTGCAGGAGATTGACGATGTCCACGCCGCGCTCGGCGGACCCATCGAAGCGGAAGCGCAGCACCGGCGTGGATTTCAGCACGATGCGCTTCATGATCTTCGATTGGATCGCGCCGTGGTCGTTGTTGAGCTTTTCGATCACCGGCTCATGGCTGCCGCCGAGCACGCCGATCCAGACCTTGCCTTCCTTGAGATCCTGGGTGACCTCGACGTCGTTCACGGTCACGAGCCTGCCGTTCCATTCGTAGTCTTTCTGGACCACCGCGCTGATTTCGCGGCGGAGCAGTTCATTCACTCGGTCGAGGCGCTTGGACATGACGATCAAATTCTAAATCTTAAATTCAAAATCCCAAACGAAGAGTTTCCGACGGGAAAGGACGGCGCGGGCCGTCCTTTCCGTGAACTCGAATGGGATTGTGGCGGAGCCGTTACAGCGTTTGCGGGACTTTCTCGAGCGTGTAGCACTCGATGACGTCGCCTTCCTGGTATTCGTTGAACTCGCCGAGGCGGATACCGCACTCGTAGCCGTTCTTGACCTCTTCCACTTCCTCGGTGAACCGGCGGAGCGTGGACATGCGGCCATCGAAGACCGGGATGTTGCCGCGGATGACGCGGGCATGGGCCTTGCGGTGGATCTTGCCATCCGTGACGTAGCTGCCTGCGGCGCGGCCGCGGGTGAGCTTGAAGACCTGACGGACCTCGGCGTGACCGATGATCTTTTCGCGGGTGAGCGGGTCGAGCAGGCCGAGCATGGCATCCCGCACCTGGTCGATCAGTTCATAGACGATCGAGTAGAGCTTGATCTGGACGTCCTCGGACTTGGCGGCTTTTACCGCCTTGCCTTCGACCTTCACGTTGAAGCCGAGCACGATGGCATCGGTGGAGGAAGCGTACTGGATGTCGGACTCGGTGATCGGGCCGGCCGCGGAAGTGATGAACACGCACTCGACCTTCTTCGATTCGATGGCGAGGACGGCCTTCTTGATGGCCTCCACGGAACCCTGCACGTCGCACTTGAGGATCAGCTTGAGCTGGGCCTTGCCACCGCCCTCGTTGACCATCGCATAGAGGTCTTCCATGCGGGCGCGGTGTTGCGGGGCGAGACGCTGGCGGCGCTGGACTTCCTGGCGCTCGGTCGCGAGAGCCTTGGCCTCGCGCTCGTTCTTCATCTCGGAGAGGTGGTCGCCCACGTTCGGCAGTTCGTCGAAGCCGATGACCTCCACCGGCATGCCGGGGGGGGCCTGCTTCACGGCTTCGCCGCGGTCGTTGAACATGCCCTTCACCTTGCCGTAGAACGGCCCGCAGATGAACGGCGCGCCGACCTTGAGGGTGCCGGACTCTACGATGACGGTGGCGGAAGCGCCGCGACCCGGCACGATGCGCGCCTCGATCACGGCGGCACGGGCATTGCCCTTCGGGTTCGACTTCAGCTCGAGCACTTCAGCCTGGAGGGCCATCAGTTCGAGCAAGGTGTCGATGCCCTCGCCAGTGTAGGCGGAGACTTCCGCGAACTCGGTATCACCACCGAAGTCCGTGGTCTGCAGCCCGTTTTCGGCAAGCTGCGTCTTCACCCGCATGATGTTCGCGGCGGGCAGGTCGATTTTGGTGATGGCGACGATGATGGTCTTCTTCGCGGCCTTGGCGTGTTTGATCGCCTCGATGGTCTGCGGCATGATGCCGTCGTTCGCGGCCACGACGATCACCACGATGTCCGTGATGTCCGCACCGCGGGCGCGCATGTCGGAGAAGATGGCGTGGCCCGGCGTGTCCAGGAAGGTGATCGGGTGGCCCTCATGAACCACCTGATAGGCACCGATGTGCTGGG belongs to Luteolibacter ambystomatis and includes:
- the infB gene encoding translation initiation factor IF-2, translating into MPKDSDKTPEKKPKVLDLIETPKKPSRRERQREEASQVKTVDDAKREALDLFAEEKKPKVRKTSQSGKTILPTISKLLNEDEVAAEPAAAPAPAPVKAVPTPAPAPAAAAEESDDPKLVIIKPPILVSELAARLGLKPFQVMADLIKLSVFVAPNQPIDPEIAAKVCEAHGFRFEREKREKGGGVHKVEEVIKEPEAPKVEPEDQLKLRPPIITIMGHVDHGKTTLLDKLRNSRVAAGEAGGITQHIGAYQVVHEGHPITFLDTPGHAIFSDMRARGADITDIVVIVVAANDGIMPQTIEAIKHAKAAKKTIIVAITKIDLPAANIMRVKTQLAENGLQTTDFGGDTEFAEVSAYTGEGIDTLLELMALQAEVLELKSNPKGNARAAVIEARIVPGRGASATVIVESGTLKVGAPFICGPFYGKVKGMFNDRGEAVKQAPPGMPVEVIGFDELPNVGDHLSEMKNEREAKALATERQEVQRRQRLAPQHRARMEDLYAMVNEGGGKAQLKLILKCDVQGSVEAIKKAVLAIESKKVECVFITSAAGPITESDIQYASSTDAIVLGFNVKVEGKAVKAAKSEDVQIKLYSIVYELIDQVRDAMLGLLDPLTREKIIGHAEVRQVFKLTRGRAAGSYVTDGKIHRKAHARVIRGNIPVFDGRMSTLRRFTEEVEEVKNGYECGIRLGEFNEYQEGDVIECYTLEKVPQTL
- the rbfA gene encoding 30S ribosome-binding factor RbfA, which gives rise to MSKRLDRVNELLRREISAVVQKDYEWNGRLVTVNDVEVTQDLKEGKVWIGVLGGSHEPVIEKLNNDHGAIQSKIMKRIVLKSTPVLRFRFDGSAERGVDIVNLLQEVDKLPKAKDEPTEEA
- a CDS encoding protein-tyrosine phosphatase family protein; the encoded protein is MTVEHYTIVPGKLFAGEYPGSSDPAIASTRLASLVDEGVRTFLDLTPVEDPLEPYEERLADLMPGLRYFRHPIPDMGVPHSPMVMRGILDRIADETAAGNPVYFHCWGGIGRTGTVAGCWFREQGLGPDEALATVQQLYSALPKVRRHPTSPQTPVQFDYVRRWKK